Proteins encoded by one window of Streptomyces sp. NBC_01477:
- a CDS encoding VOC family protein, producing MTVTFAAVVLGTPDPPALADFYRALLGWTEVDREPHWVRLRAPEAERPGLSFQYEPDHVPPVWPQKADAQQMQAHLDLLVDDLDAETARAVALGATVEEEQPQEDVRVLRDPHGHLFCLFLPGA from the coding sequence CGCAGCCGTCGTCCTTGGCACACCCGATCCACCTGCCCTCGCGGACTTCTACCGCGCGCTGCTCGGCTGGACGGAAGTGGACAGGGAACCGCACTGGGTACGGCTGCGGGCGCCGGAGGCGGAGCGGCCGGGACTGAGTTTCCAGTACGAGCCCGACCACGTGCCTCCCGTCTGGCCGCAGAAGGCGGATGCCCAGCAGATGCAGGCCCACCTGGACCTTCTCGTGGACGACCTCGACGCCGAGACCGCGCGTGCCGTCGCCCTGGGCGCAACGGTGGAGGAGGAACAGCCTCAGGAGGACGTCCGCGTACTGCGGGATCCGCACGGGCACCTTTTCTGCCTTTTCCTGCCGGGCGCGTGA